A genomic segment from Pyxidicoccus trucidator encodes:
- a CDS encoding DUF808 domain-containing protein yields MAGSSLFALLDDIASLLDDVAAMTKLATKKTAGVLGDDLALNAEQVTGVTADRELPVVWAVAKGSLVNKAILVPAALAISALIPWAIVPLLMLGGAFLCFEGVEKLAHKFLHSKDEDAAHHDELVKAVADPAVDIVDFEKEKIKGAVRTDFVLSAEIIVISLGTVAAATFGQRVAVLVGISLIMTVGVYGLVAGIVKLDDAGIILSAKKGTSPFRGFQRALGRGLLVGAPYLMKTLSVAGTVAMFMVGGGILTHGIPPVHHLIENLAHGAGTVPGIGGVLAALLPTVLDAVFGAIAGIAILLVVTGVTRAVRAARPKPG; encoded by the coding sequence GTGGCCGGAAGTAGCCTGTTTGCCCTGCTGGATGACATCGCCAGCCTGCTGGATGACGTCGCGGCCATGACCAAGCTCGCGACCAAGAAGACCGCTGGCGTCCTGGGTGACGACCTCGCGCTGAACGCGGAGCAGGTGACCGGCGTCACGGCGGACCGCGAGCTGCCCGTGGTCTGGGCGGTCGCCAAGGGCTCCCTGGTCAACAAGGCCATCCTGGTGCCCGCCGCGCTGGCCATCAGCGCCCTGATTCCCTGGGCCATCGTTCCCCTGCTGATGCTGGGCGGTGCCTTCCTCTGCTTCGAGGGCGTGGAGAAGCTGGCCCACAAGTTCCTGCACAGCAAGGACGAGGACGCGGCCCACCATGACGAACTCGTCAAGGCTGTCGCCGACCCCGCGGTGGACATCGTCGACTTCGAGAAGGAGAAGATCAAAGGCGCGGTCCGGACCGACTTCGTGCTGTCCGCGGAGATCATCGTCATCTCGCTGGGCACCGTCGCCGCCGCGACCTTCGGGCAGCGGGTCGCCGTCCTCGTCGGCATCTCCCTCATCATGACGGTCGGCGTCTATGGCCTGGTCGCCGGCATCGTCAAACTCGACGACGCGGGGATCATCCTCAGCGCGAAGAAGGGCACCAGCCCCTTTCGCGGGTTCCAGCGCGCGCTGGGCCGGGGACTCCTGGTGGGCGCCCCCTATCTGATGAAGACGCTCTCCGTCGCCGGCACCGTCGCCATGTTCATGGTCGGCGGCGGCATCCTCACCCACGGCATTCCGCCCGTGCACCACCTCATCGAGAACCTCGCGCACGGCGCGGGCACCGTGCCGGGTATCGGCGGTGTCCTGGCCGCGCTCCTCCCCACGGTGCTCGATGCGGTGTTCGGCGCCATCGCCGGCATCGCCATCCTGCTCGTCGTGACGGGAGTGACGCGCGCCGTCCGCGCGGCGCGCCCGAAGCCCGGCTAG